From a region of the Pontixanthobacter gangjinensis genome:
- a CDS encoding HypC/HybG/HupF family hydrogenase formation chaperone: MCLAIPGEVLTVSGGDPLTREGSVAFAGVTKRISLALVPDATIGDFVIVHAGFAIARLDLEEAARTLAMLEAMPPETGS, translated from the coding sequence ATGTGCCTCGCAATCCCCGGTGAAGTCTTAACTGTCAGCGGTGGCGATCCGTTGACGCGCGAGGGGAGCGTGGCCTTCGCTGGCGTGACGAAGCGCATTTCGCTTGCCTTGGTACCGGACGCGACCATCGGCGATTTCGTCATCGTCCATGCCGGGTTTGCGATTGCCAGACTCGACCTGGAAGAAGCGGCGCGCACGCTGGCCATGCTCGAAGCGATGCCGCCGGAGACTGGTTCGTGA
- a CDS encoding hydrogenase maturation nickel metallochaperone HypA → MHETGIVRGLVRHLDALAQDAGAIAIDRVHVSLGALSQFSPAHFREHFEEEIEGTIAQGAQLEIEEASDPADPDALHVVIRSVDLDIPDDAS, encoded by the coding sequence ATGCATGAAACTGGAATCGTGAGAGGTCTCGTCCGCCATCTTGATGCGCTCGCGCAGGATGCTGGCGCGATTGCGATTGATCGGGTGCATGTATCGCTTGGGGCGCTCAGCCAGTTCTCACCGGCGCATTTTCGCGAGCACTTCGAGGAAGAAATCGAAGGCACGATAGCGCAAGGAGCACAGCTCGAGATCGAGGAAGCGAGCGACCCGGCAGACCCCGATGCGCTGCATGTGGTCATCCGCAGTGTCGACCTCGATATCCCGGACGATGCGAGCTGA
- a CDS encoding hydrogenase maturation protease codes for MNAPHSLLVLAIGNPDRGDDAAAWEVATTLDGLLPESTALLRSSGDFLSMLDQWQQFDAMICIDAAAPQGNPGKISRFDIAAGPLPTSLDALSSHAFGLGQSIALAKRLGFAPARIVVYAIEGENFAVGEPLSQGVAAAVMPASKAILSEAKRLSEGKLDA; via the coding sequence ATGAACGCGCCTCATTCGTTGCTGGTGCTGGCGATCGGCAATCCGGATCGAGGAGACGATGCCGCCGCTTGGGAAGTAGCTACAACGCTGGATGGGCTGCTGCCCGAAAGCACAGCACTCTTGCGGTCGAGCGGCGATTTTCTGTCGATGCTCGATCAGTGGCAGCAATTCGATGCCATGATCTGTATCGATGCCGCAGCGCCGCAGGGCAACCCGGGCAAAATTTCGCGCTTCGACATTGCAGCGGGTCCGCTGCCGACGAGCCTGGACGCCCTATCGAGCCACGCCTTCGGTCTTGGGCAATCAATAGCGCTGGCCAAGCGGCTGGGCTTCGCGCCCGCCCGGATTGTTGTTTACGCAATCGAGGGAGAGAATTTCGCAGTCGGCGAGCCTCTGTCTCAAGGCGTCGCAGCCGCTGTGATGCCCGCTAGCAAGGCAATCCTGTCGGAGGCAAAACGCTTATCGGAAGGGAAACTAGATGCATGA
- the hypF gene encoding carbamoyltransferase HypF, protein MLHHPRPDILSPISRLALTISGCVQGVGFRPFVYRLANDEGLAGWVRNTLGGVAIEVEGEYRAIERFVARLNAEAIAPAVIETVATRELDPRGAAGFHCLASVAGDEACGPILPDLVVCDACQAEICDSGNRRYRYPFTSCMHCGPRYSIIEGLPYDRERTVMRHFPMCSTCASEYSDPDSRRFHAETNACPKCGPQLALLDMEGSITDSPSEAFDKAVTAIRQGSIVAIKGLGGFQLLVDARCVEAVATLRARKRRPAKPFAVMVSALEHVREIAEVTRAEEALLRSAVGPIVLIKRLRHGQVDLAENIAPENPLIGVMLPTTPLHHILLQALGFPIVCTSGNGTSEPLAADDEEALARLSGIADLILTHDRPILNRVDDSIVRVIDGGNAILRCARGHAPVVLKGNVKNLPVVALGGHLKNSLALGVGEKIVLGPHIGDLDSAETRILFDCSVERFGNLHGVKPCRIAYDGHSGYYSTAFAEAAGGPAQKVQHHLAHVLAAMAEHGLTGPVLGMAWDGSGDGGDGTIWGGEFLLVDDSRWRRIAHIRNFPLPGGDSAIREPRRAAIGALSQCYGDALWKREDIPAVASFSHSERAILRTAMTRKINAPLTSSMGRLFDIVASVLGLRQIVSFEGEAALAVEFAAGCLRNPTALPAPILSQMNGSEQIDWRPMLETLCESALQGVSTDELAGGFHVWLSKAACLVARRAGISKVVLTGGCFQNALLCGLVAKDLREAGFEPFMHRKIPCNDGGLAVGQAAFAASPLTQEEG, encoded by the coding sequence ATGCTTCATCACCCTCGCCCCGACATACTTTCACCAATTTCCCGGCTTGCGCTGACCATCAGCGGCTGCGTTCAGGGTGTGGGATTCCGACCTTTCGTCTATCGATTGGCCAATGATGAAGGGCTTGCCGGATGGGTGCGCAACACGCTTGGCGGTGTAGCGATCGAAGTCGAAGGCGAATACCGCGCAATTGAACGCTTTGTCGCCCGCCTCAACGCCGAGGCGATCGCACCCGCAGTCATCGAGACGGTCGCGACCCGGGAGCTCGATCCACGGGGTGCAGCAGGCTTTCACTGCCTGGCTTCGGTAGCCGGAGACGAAGCTTGCGGACCGATCCTGCCGGACCTTGTAGTTTGCGATGCCTGCCAGGCCGAGATCTGTGACTCTGGCAATCGCCGGTATCGCTATCCCTTCACCAGCTGCATGCATTGCGGCCCGCGATACAGCATCATTGAGGGACTGCCGTACGATCGCGAGCGGACAGTAATGCGGCATTTCCCCATGTGTTCGACCTGCGCAAGTGAATACAGCGACCCAGACTCCCGCCGGTTTCATGCGGAGACCAACGCCTGCCCAAAATGCGGACCGCAGCTAGCACTTCTCGACATGGAAGGGTCTATCACGGACTCGCCTAGTGAAGCATTCGACAAGGCCGTTACCGCCATCCGGCAGGGCAGCATTGTCGCCATTAAAGGGCTCGGCGGCTTTCAATTGCTGGTTGATGCCCGTTGTGTCGAGGCGGTTGCGACGCTTCGCGCCCGCAAGCGCCGGCCGGCCAAGCCATTCGCGGTGATGGTGTCGGCGTTGGAGCATGTTCGGGAGATTGCAGAGGTAACGCGGGCCGAGGAGGCATTGCTTCGCTCGGCGGTCGGACCGATCGTCCTGATTAAGCGGCTGCGCCATGGGCAGGTCGACCTCGCTGAGAATATCGCACCCGAAAACCCTCTGATAGGGGTAATGCTGCCGACCACCCCACTCCACCATATATTGTTGCAGGCCCTTGGCTTTCCGATTGTCTGCACCAGCGGCAACGGGACCTCAGAACCTCTTGCAGCGGACGATGAAGAAGCGCTTGCCCGCCTTTCCGGTATCGCCGATCTGATCCTGACCCATGACCGCCCGATCCTGAATCGAGTGGACGATTCGATCGTGCGCGTGATCGATGGTGGGAATGCGATCCTGCGTTGCGCGCGCGGCCATGCACCAGTGGTGCTAAAAGGTAACGTAAAGAACCTACCGGTCGTAGCCTTGGGCGGTCACCTCAAGAACAGTCTGGCGCTTGGAGTTGGCGAAAAGATTGTTCTTGGGCCGCACATTGGCGACCTCGATAGCGCGGAAACACGTATTCTGTTTGATTGCTCTGTGGAACGGTTCGGAAACCTGCACGGCGTAAAGCCTTGCCGCATCGCCTATGACGGTCATTCAGGATACTACTCGACTGCGTTTGCCGAGGCCGCAGGCGGGCCCGCGCAGAAAGTCCAGCACCATCTGGCGCACGTCCTTGCTGCGATGGCCGAGCATGGGCTCACGGGTCCCGTCCTCGGGATGGCCTGGGACGGTAGCGGCGATGGCGGCGATGGGACCATTTGGGGGGGCGAATTCCTGCTTGTCGACGACAGCCGATGGCGCCGCATCGCACACATTCGCAATTTCCCGCTGCCCGGAGGGGACAGCGCGATACGCGAGCCGCGACGCGCCGCCATAGGCGCGCTGTCACAATGTTATGGTGATGCGCTCTGGAAACGTGAAGACATTCCGGCGGTCGCGTCCTTCTCACATTCCGAGCGCGCCATCCTGCGAACTGCAATGACACGCAAGATCAATGCACCGCTGACCTCAAGCATGGGTCGGCTGTTTGATATCGTCGCTTCGGTTCTCGGCTTGCGCCAAATAGTCAGCTTCGAGGGAGAGGCGGCGTTAGCGGTTGAGTTCGCGGCTGGTTGCTTGCGCAACCCTACTGCATTACCGGCGCCCATCTTGAGCCAAATGAACGGGTCCGAACAGATAGACTGGCGACCGATGCTGGAAACTCTCTGCGAGTCCGCGCTGCAGGGTGTCAGCACCGATGAACTTGCTGGAGGTTTTCACGTCTGGCTGAGTAAGGCAGCGTGTCTCGTCGCGCGGCGAGCCGGCATCAGCAAAGTTGTTTTGACCGGCGGATGCTTTCAGAACGCACTGCTTTGCGGGTTGGTCGCCAAGGACCTACGCGAAGCTGGCTTCGAGCCCTTCATGCACCGCAAAATCCCGTGCAACGACGGAGGGCTTGCTGTCGGCCAAGCCGCTTTCGCCGCATCTCCCCTGACGCAGGAGGAAGGCTGA